A stretch of DNA from Natrinema halophilum:
TCCCGACTGAATCGCGGTCCAACTGGCGGAGTTTGTTCAGCGCCATATCCGGCGGGCAACCCCCCATCTCATAAAGATTGGTGACCATTGGGATTCCCGAGGTATTCCGGACTCTTTCCTTTGGGCGAATTGGACCGCCTTGCGTTGCACAATGGCAACTGCAAACCTGAGCGGACTGAAGAATCACGAAGGCGTCGACTTCATCGACGCCGTGCTGGCGCCGCTATTCGTCGCGGCGACACTCTCACTGAGTGGCCTGGGCACGATCGGCCTCGACAATCCAATTTCGTTCTATCTGTCTGACGTGCTGTATAGCGCGTCTGGCACCGAGATCACCTGGGCGTTCATCTTTACGATGGTCGCCCTGGGAGTCGCCTGGACATCGAATGAGGCGCGTGAGTGGGATGACTTTTCAGAAGAGCAAGCGGCGATAGTCGGAGGGATGGTCTTGCTGAATCTCTTCTCGGCGATCGTCCCGGCCGTCTCCTCGGCGATCGAGAGTTACTGGTACGTCGGAGTGCTCTTGCTGTTCCTGAACGGCGCGGGCTACTACCTCATCAGTTACTACTAACGAGGTTCCAATCATGGATTTTTCATCAAAAACGAAGGCGGTAGTCGGGATGGCTTGCCTAGCGATGGCGGTCTTCGGCATGGCGGTGATCGTGCCGAGCGTCTCGGCGGCGACGAACGAAATGGCGAACGAATCGGTGACGTTCGACAACGAGTCGAACGTGACCGTGTCGGTGGCGTGGAACGAATCAATCACAGATCCGGCGAATGAGTCGGCGAGCGTCACGTTCTACAACGCGACCGAGTGGGAGAATGACCCGGCGAATGCGACGGTCGTCCTCTCGGACACGATCGCGGCGTCTGCGGGAAACACAACGAACGCCACCTATACCGAGAGTGACGGGCTCGTCGACGGCGCCGAGTACCGGCTGATCGTTGAAGCGAACGACTCGGCGGCGGACTCCGTGTCGGTCGATCAGGGATCGGTCGGCGGCCTCTTCAGCGGCGACGGAGCGGCGGCGAGTTCGGCGGCCGGACTCGCGGCGATCGTCGTTTTGCTCGCGGGGGCCGGGTGGATCGCAACAAGGGAGGAGTAGCCCATGCCCATAGCTCGACGGATCGCCTCGGTGGCGATCGTGGTGATGATCCTCTCGACGACGCTCGCGCCGATAGCGGCGAGTGAGCCGGCGGCAGCGCAAGACGGCGATTATCTATCGTCGTGTGACGGGCCGACGATGAGGTTAGCGATGCCGTTTCAATGTGGGTCGATAGACTTCAACGGCGACGATATTGATGAGTCGCAAACGGCTGATGCGATCGAGGTTGATATCCACGTCGGCGGACAGACGACTTATGAGTCATGGGAGTCGATGGATACCGTTTATCAAAACTATCTGACGGATACCGAGACGTTGGCCTCGCTCGAGGCGCGGAATGCGATCGTGGACGCCTACCAAAACGGCGAATCGGCCACAGCGGCGCAAGCGGCCGGTCAGAAGGCGATAAACGAGTATTACGCAACTCATCAGATCAATTTGCTCGAGACACAGGCACAGCACACAGCCAGGATAGATTATCTGGTGAACGTGAGTGAACAGCATTCGGATATCAATAACCGGTTCCTGGCACCGTATTCTGCGGATCACAGCAACAACGATGCGTCGATCACTCGAGTCGATTGGAGGCGGACAGCCACAGACAATTACACGCTCGCGAATGGGACAGAGTACGAGTATACGACTCCGTACCTCCATTTCGAGGGGACGGGCGGGGCATACGTCGATCATGAGGTGACATTTAATTCTCGGGTGCAACTCGAGAATTATCAGCCGTCGGAGCAGGTTATCCGGTTCCCGAACTCGGGGCCCAACAGTGGCGATCACGTCGACTGGCGTGCTCGAATCTCGATGATGAACGCTCCAGCAGCCTCTCTCGAGGCACAGGACGCCTACGATTACAGGTACGTCGCCGAACGGCTGCAAGAGATCGAGAACCAATCGGAGACGATACAGAACAACTATGATAGCAATGTCGCGGAAGACATCTATTCGGCGCTGGATTCCGGTGAGTTAGATCCTGCGGACGTTCGCGGCGCGGAGGGCATGGTTCGCTACATGTCCGGTGATTCGGACGCAACCGAAGAGCGATTCAATTACGCGCTGCGATCGACGCTCAACCTCGCGAGTGGCGATCTAAATCAGACGATGACAGTCGAGTTCGGCGGCGCAACCGAGCGCGTGCTGAACTCGACCAACGACTCTGTGAGATACGATTACAACTCGGTCAACGCCACATATGAGGGTCTGTTGTTCGCATCGGAAACGCCAGATGGAGGCTTTCAGAAGGGAGTGTGGTACAACGTCAGCAACTTCAACGGGACGACCACGATGGTCTACAACGGAGGATCTGACGAAGCGACATTCTGGAAGGGTAACTTCCGGATCACGGATATCAGGGATTCGGAAGGAAACGAGGTGTATAGCGTCGACTGGCAGGACCCAACGTATGACACCTACAACGCGAGCGCATATGTCGAAGCACTCGAGACAGCGAAGACCGAGCGGAAAATCATCATCGAGCAGACGGAAGACCCGGATGATGGGTCGCTATTCGGGGGGATAGGCTGGGGATCGTTACCCGGCGGGAACCTCACCGGACTAGCGATAATCGGCGTGATACTGCTCGCGGTGGCATCGTTCGCGATGAATCAAATCCCGATAGTGGGACGCAACTAACCATGACACGCCAATTTTTGAGTACACGAGTTGCGACAGCCGCGGTATTGATCTTGGCGATGGGCATGGGCGTCGGCGCGATCGCCGCGCCAGTCGGCGCGCAGTCAGCACAGGACCAGGCGGCGGACGCTGCGCAGAACGCGACGAACTCGACGCCGAAGAATCCCGCACTCTCGCCGAGTGATAATTTTCTCCAGCCGATCGACACGGAGACGAAGATAGTCGACTGGAGTTACCGGCCCGGAATGTTCACGATCACGGTCGAGGCCAACGCAAGTAAGCGTCTCTCGATGACTGAGGCGGGCAATTTCGAGGAAGGCACGGGTTCGTTCAACTATCGAGAGGTAAGGCTCGAGGAGGGGACGAACACGGTTACGATGCCTGTGACGGATCGGCCCGGCGCGGGGGTTGCGCTGGCAACCCGTGACTCTCTCGAGCAGGGAACCGGCGCGTTCGTATCGGTCGGTCAGATTCAGCGGAACCCGTTTCGGAACTTCGGCGGAGAGACGGGGCTATTCAGCGGCGTTTTGCTCACGGTCGGATTCGCGGCGATCGGAGCAGCGTACGTCGTGCGGTCAGAAGATAGCGGAGTGATCGAAGCATGAGTGACACATCAACAACGTTCGGGGACTGGAAGGACCGAGTAACCTACGTCGTCGCCGAGGCCCAGCTGCTTGTCGCGGGTGGGTCGGTGTCGATCGCAATCCTGCTTGTCTGGTTGCGGCCCGAGATACCAGGTATCCCACCGATCGTTCACGGCTGGATAGCGGCCCTGATGCTCCTCGGGCCGCCGCTCCTCGGTTTGTTCATCACCGGCGCGAAGCGGTTGAGGAATCGCAACATGGTCGACGTCTACCACATCAACGGGGTAGACGATACTCGAGAGAAGTACTACGTCGAGCCCGGCGTGTGGGACTCGAAAACCGTCGAGGGGCCGGCACCGTATCGAGTCAACGGCGATGAGGCGTTTGAGGTTCGCGAGTTCGACTGGCACGCCGATCAGGGCGAGAATGGGACTCTCATCGTCACAGGATGCTATTTCTCGCAACTCGCAGATTCGAAGCTGATAACGGTGAAAGCGATGCTCGAGGACATCCACAGCGAGTTGATCGAAACGGCGATCGCCTACAACAAGATTCGAGGGCGGATATCGAAGATGGGCGTCGAGATCGAGCGGGACACGGTGAATTTCCACGTGGAGGCCGACGAACGTGGGCTTATGGGCCGGAAATCGTCGGTGAAGGACCGCTTCGAGGCCGCCGAAGACGATGCGCAAGATTGGTCGACCGACGAAATTAGCGACCTCGGAGACTATGAGCACGATTTTGATGCGACGGAGCCCGATCCGTCGCCGGTATCGTTCGATAACCAGCAGACGGCAACAACAGACGGAGGACAGGAATGACATCACGACGCGGAGTGATCGGTAGTATCGTTGCGGGGCTATCGGGGTTAGTCTATCTGGCCCCGACAGAGGGGATAGACGGAGGGACTGGCGGGTTTGCGCCAGAACCAACAGCGTCGGTCAGCACGTCCGATCCGAAAAATATTGACTGGGAGTCGGCGACTCTCGTCGGCGTGCTCGAGTCGATCGACGCGGACTCCACGACGGTTTACTTCGAGTATTGGCCGAGTGGAACGTCAAGCGATCGGACTCCGACAAGCGGCCAGAGCCTCACATCGACACAGGAGTTTTCGCGCGGGATTGGCGGACTCGAGTCGAACACGTACTACGCAGTGCGGTCGGTTGCGGAGATCGACGGAGAAGAGGTTAACGACGGTCAGACGATCGAGTTCAAGACCGAGCAGCAGCCGAGAATAGCGGTTGTGACGGATGCTGTTGATGTGACCTCAGATACGGAGGCGAATCTGGCGGGAAGTATCACGGAGATGGTGAATACGGGCGAGGCAAACGCGCTATTCGAATATCGAAAGACAGGGACAACTGGAGATACGGATTCGTCGCCACAGGTGCTAACAGGGCCGACATCGTACAATCAGACGATTACGGGACTTGATAAAGGGGCCGAATATGAGATGCGCGCGAAGGCGGTCGCTAATGACCGGGACGGAGTGAGCGATGTAGGGGACTGGATATCGTGGGTTAACACGTATCTCCCCGACAATTCGAT
This window harbors:
- a CDS encoding PGF-CTERM sorting domain-containing protein codes for the protein MDFSSKTKAVVGMACLAMAVFGMAVIVPSVSAATNEMANESVTFDNESNVTVSVAWNESITDPANESASVTFYNATEWENDPANATVVLSDTIAASAGNTTNATYTESDGLVDGAEYRLIVEANDSAADSVSVDQGSVGGLFSGDGAAASSAAGLAAIVVLLAGAGWIATREE